One genomic region from Candidatus Eremiobacterota bacterium encodes:
- a CDS encoding GntG family PLP-dependent aldolase, which translates to MEMINLYSDTQTLPTEEMYDAMRRAPLGDDMMGMDPTVNELEERASALFGKEAALFVTSGTMGNLCGLMALAGPGDEVIIDPESHIWFYEAGAFCSMAGLTPRPVPSRVGLLDPAEVKGAIRPRNLHMPTPRVLCLENTHNRGQGRVTPLELHRALCETAHQEGLAVHLDGARIFNAQVATGVPAAEYAKTVESLTFCLSKGLSCPVGSLVVGDRPFIERARRVRKRLGGAMRQAGILAACGIVALSTMIERLSKDHANAKLLAGGLARLPGFSIDMERVETNMVYVDISGTGIPAKNLAEKLKEKGVMASVTAHSMLRFVTHRHITGELVKEAVARAEKIIHEECRCPS; encoded by the coding sequence ATGGAAATGATCAATCTCTACTCAGACACGCAGACCCTGCCCACGGAGGAGATGTATGACGCGATGCGCCGCGCCCCTCTCGGCGATGACATGATGGGTATGGATCCCACGGTGAATGAGCTTGAAGAGAGGGCCTCGGCCCTCTTCGGCAAGGAGGCCGCCCTTTTCGTCACCTCGGGGACCATGGGAAACCTCTGCGGCCTGATGGCCCTCGCAGGCCCCGGCGACGAGGTTATCATCGACCCCGAGAGCCATATCTGGTTCTACGAGGCCGGGGCATTCTGCTCCATGGCAGGCCTTACTCCGCGGCCCGTGCCGTCCCGGGTAGGACTGCTGGACCCTGCCGAGGTGAAGGGCGCCATCAGGCCCCGTAACCTCCACATGCCCACCCCAAGGGTTCTCTGCCTCGAGAATACCCACAACAGGGGCCAGGGTCGCGTCACCCCCCTTGAGCTCCACAGGGCCCTCTGCGAAACTGCCCACCAGGAGGGCCTTGCAGTCCACCTGGACGGCGCCCGGATCTTCAACGCCCAGGTCGCCACGGGAGTCCCCGCGGCGGAATACGCTAAGACCGTTGAATCCCTGACCTTCTGCCTCAGCAAGGGCCTGAGCTGCCCCGTGGGCTCCCTCGTCGTAGGCGACAGGCCTTTTATCGAGAGGGCGCGGCGCGTGCGAAAGAGGCTCGGAGGCGCCATGCGCCAGGCAGGCATCCTGGCGGCCTGCGGAATCGTGGCCCTCTCCACGATGATAGAGAGGCTCTCAAAAGATCATGCCAACGCGAAGCTTCTTGCCGGAGGCCTGGCGCGCCTGCCCGGCTTTTCCATCGACATGGAGCGGGTAGAGACAAACATGGTGTACGTGGATATCAGCGGGACAGGTATTCCTGCGAAGAATCTTGCGGAAAAGCTGAAGGAAAAAGGCGTGATGGCATCGGTGACCGCTCACTCCATGCTCCGCTTTGTCACGCACCGCCATATCACAGGGGAGCTCGTGAAAGAGGCCGTCGCGAGGGCTGAGAAGATAATCCACGAGGAGTGCCGATGCCCATCATAA
- a CDS encoding serpin family protein, with protein MKKAALTVTAGILLFLLAWVPCGAMTQDGACQGSEADLASRYSGFGFNLYPEVLKAEKGKNVFISPASIAIALAMTYNGAARETQSEMADVLGLKGLGIDKVNEENRKLLDDLRKADPSVTLEIANSLWARKGLTLKPEFVKRNKEFFGAEVSNELVASAINAWVSKSTKGKITSIIDRIENDVILILVNAIYFKGTWTAKFDKALTKPMDFATARGAKKVPMMMQKGKYLYYSDRAFQAVALPYGNKRFFMYVFLPSEQSTLGEFHGALTFENWSEWTHSLKSAQGTLFIPRFKCEYSTALNDSLKALGMKKAFGANADFSEMVSGKAFISKVIHKTFVEVNEEGTEAAAVTAVLVARGAPMGEEKPFVFKADRPFFFAIVDRKTQMPLFMGSIVNP; from the coding sequence GTGAAAAAAGCAGCGCTCACTGTGACAGCAGGTATTCTTCTCTTTCTGCTCGCATGGGTGCCATGCGGGGCCATGACGCAGGACGGAGCCTGTCAGGGGTCGGAGGCTGACCTCGCTTCCAGATACAGCGGCTTCGGCTTCAATCTCTACCCTGAGGTGCTCAAAGCTGAGAAGGGAAAAAATGTCTTCATCTCGCCGGCAAGCATCGCCATAGCCCTCGCAATGACTTACAACGGTGCGGCCAGGGAGACGCAGAGCGAAATGGCAGATGTCCTCGGCCTCAAAGGCCTGGGCATAGACAAGGTCAACGAGGAGAACAGGAAGCTCCTGGACGACCTTCGGAAGGCCGATCCTTCCGTGACCCTCGAGATTGCCAACTCCCTCTGGGCACGGAAGGGCCTTACCCTCAAGCCGGAGTTCGTGAAAAGAAACAAGGAGTTTTTCGGCGCCGAGGTGAGCAATGAGCTTGTGGCCTCGGCGATCAACGCCTGGGTCTCGAAGAGCACCAAGGGAAAAATCACGTCAATCATCGACCGTATAGAGAATGACGTCATCCTTATCCTTGTCAATGCCATATATTTTAAAGGCACATGGACGGCAAAATTTGACAAGGCCCTCACGAAGCCCATGGATTTCGCCACGGCAAGAGGCGCCAAAAAGGTGCCTATGATGATGCAGAAGGGAAAATACCTCTATTACAGCGACAGGGCTTTCCAGGCAGTGGCCCTTCCTTACGGGAACAAGAGGTTCTTCATGTATGTCTTCCTGCCTTCAGAGCAATCTACGCTCGGGGAGTTTCATGGCGCCCTTACCTTCGAGAACTGGAGCGAATGGACCCACAGCCTGAAGTCGGCCCAGGGCACCCTCTTCATCCCCCGCTTCAAATGTGAATATTCCACCGCCCTCAACGATTCCCTCAAAGCCCTCGGCATGAAGAAGGCCTTCGGCGCCAATGCTGATTTTTCCGAAATGGTGAGCGGAAAGGCTTTTATATCCAAGGTGATCCACAAAACCTTCGTCGAGGTGAACGAGGAGGGAACTGAAGCGGCTGCCGTCACTGCCGTCCTGGTGGCCAGGGGCGCGCCGATGGGAGAAGAAAAGCCCTTCGTGTTCAAGGCAGACAGGCCCTTCTTCTTCGCGATTGTGGACAGAAAAACCCAGATGCCCCTCTTTATGGGATCCATTGTGAACCCGTAA
- a CDS encoding bifunctional lysine ketoglutarate reductase /saccharopine dehydrogenase family protein: MKHKIGIRREDKNQWERRAPLSPEQIQHLIEKDGLEVIVQPSPIRVFPDEAYGKAGATIDEDLSRCSVVIGIKEIPPSLLHERTTYIFFSHTIKGQSHNMPMLRRLRELRCQVIDFELIKDENDRRLIFFGYYAGLAGMIDMLWALGQRLLWEGMDTPFKQILPAHKYANLEEARRAIIRIADLIGRDGLPESLVPLVCGFTGYGRVSQGAQEIYDLLPVQEIPPSHLPSLFERASLLPNILFKTVFREENTVEPVWPDRSFDLQDYYRSPEHYRSRFSRFLPSLTVIANCIYWEPRYPKLITKKDMKDLYESEKTPRLRVIGDISCDVDGAIEATVKYTTPSSPVFVYNPETGEATDGWEGRGPVVLAVDNLPCELPVESSRMFGEVLLAWVPHLARADYEGPVEGCELPLPVKKALILYKGEFTEAYRHMEDFLKEKSH; this comes from the coding sequence ATGAAGCATAAGATCGGGATCCGGCGCGAAGACAAGAACCAGTGGGAGCGGCGGGCGCCCCTGTCTCCCGAGCAGATCCAGCATCTGATTGAAAAGGACGGCCTGGAGGTCATCGTTCAACCCTCGCCGATCCGCGTATTTCCCGATGAGGCATACGGGAAGGCGGGAGCCACCATCGATGAAGACCTCTCCCGTTGCTCTGTGGTCATTGGGATTAAAGAGATACCTCCTTCCCTCCTTCATGAGAGAACTACCTATATTTTCTTCTCCCACACCATCAAGGGCCAGTCCCATAATATGCCCATGCTCCGGAGGCTCAGGGAGCTCCGCTGCCAGGTCATTGATTTTGAGCTTATCAAGGACGAGAATGACCGGAGGCTCATATTCTTCGGATATTACGCGGGGCTTGCCGGGATGATTGACATGCTGTGGGCTCTGGGCCAGCGCCTTCTGTGGGAGGGAATGGACACGCCCTTCAAGCAGATTCTGCCTGCCCACAAGTATGCAAATCTTGAGGAAGCCCGCAGAGCTATTATCAGAATCGCCGATCTGATAGGACGGGATGGCCTGCCGGAGAGCCTTGTCCCCCTGGTGTGCGGTTTTACAGGCTACGGAAGGGTATCGCAGGGTGCCCAGGAGATCTACGATCTCCTCCCGGTGCAGGAGATCCCCCCTTCTCACCTTCCCAGTCTCTTCGAAAGGGCCAGTCTTCTGCCGAATATCCTCTTCAAGACAGTGTTCAGGGAAGAGAATACCGTCGAGCCCGTGTGGCCCGACCGCTCATTCGACCTGCAGGATTATTACCGCTCCCCGGAGCACTACCGCTCCCGCTTCTCCCGCTTCCTTCCCTCTCTTACGGTCATCGCAAACTGCATCTACTGGGAGCCCCGGTATCCCAAGCTCATCACGAAAAAGGATATGAAGGATCTTTATGAAAGTGAGAAAACGCCTCGCCTGAGGGTTATCGGCGATATTTCCTGCGATGTCGATGGAGCGATTGAAGCCACCGTCAAGTACACCACCCCGAGCAGCCCCGTGTTCGTCTACAACCCTGAGACAGGAGAGGCCACCGACGGATGGGAGGGCAGGGGGCCCGTCGTCCTTGCAGTGGATAACCTTCCCTGCGAGCTCCCCGTCGAATCATCGAGGATGTTCGGGGAAGTGCTCCTTGCCTGGGTGCCTCACCTTGCAAGGGCAGACTATGAAGGGCCCGTCGAAGGTTGTGAGCTTCCCCTCCCGGTGAAGAAGGCATTAATCCTCTACAAGGGCGAGTTTACCGAGGCATACCGTCATATGGAAGATTTCCTCAAAGAAAAATCCCATTGA
- a CDS encoding saccharopine dehydrogenase C-terminal domain-containing protein: MKKKVLLLGAGLVAKPLVRYFFEKTGHEVIIATRTVKKADDLIEGHPRGRALALDALADAGGLKKAVQEADLVISLLPAVHHLIVAEQCLEAGKPLVTTSYVSPGMAALHDEARQAGLLFLNEMGLDPGIDHMTAMKLFDEAAGKGGRITGFISYCGGLPAPEANTNPFGYKFSWSPRAVLLAAKRPAHFLRDGKEVKVSSEDLFLNCEKVVIPGLGEFEGYPNRDSMSYLATYNLTGMKTMFRGTLRNKTHCESWKQIVDLGLLDEEKLHDLPGKTYRQFMAELLGVTEEHVEKEMASRLKISKDSLLIQKLEWLGFLGSDMIPLQEACALDVLSHRLNEKLKYEKGERDMVVLQHEVTVEYPSEKRSERRFSTLIDYGIPHGDSAMARTVSLPAAIASRMILDGEVSLTGVHIPVQKEFYEPVLAELQDLGILFEERTAELLA; encoded by the coding sequence ATGAAGAAAAAAGTGCTTCTCCTGGGAGCAGGGCTTGTCGCAAAGCCCCTGGTGAGATATTTCTTCGAAAAGACAGGTCATGAAGTCATCATTGCCACCCGTACCGTAAAAAAGGCCGACGATCTCATCGAAGGCCACCCCCGGGGCAGGGCGCTGGCCCTCGATGCGCTGGCAGATGCCGGGGGCCTTAAAAAGGCCGTGCAGGAAGCGGATCTGGTGATAAGCCTCCTGCCCGCCGTGCACCATCTCATCGTGGCGGAGCAATGCCTCGAGGCCGGCAAGCCCCTGGTGACCACGTCCTATGTGAGCCCCGGCATGGCGGCGCTTCATGATGAGGCCCGGCAGGCAGGGCTCCTGTTCCTGAACGAGATGGGCCTCGATCCCGGCATCGATCACATGACAGCGATGAAGCTCTTTGACGAGGCCGCCGGGAAAGGAGGCCGCATCACCGGCTTTATCTCTTACTGCGGAGGGCTCCCCGCCCCTGAAGCCAACACCAACCCCTTCGGCTACAAGTTTTCCTGGAGCCCCAGGGCGGTATTGCTCGCGGCAAAAAGGCCTGCGCATTTTCTCCGCGACGGAAAGGAAGTGAAGGTCTCCTCTGAAGATCTCTTCCTCAACTGCGAAAAGGTGGTCATCCCTGGCCTTGGAGAGTTCGAGGGGTACCCGAACAGGGATTCCATGAGCTATCTTGCGACCTATAACCTCACCGGCATGAAGACAATGTTCCGGGGCACCCTGAGGAACAAGACCCATTGCGAGAGCTGGAAGCAGATAGTGGACCTGGGCCTCCTTGACGAGGAAAAGCTCCATGACCTCCCGGGAAAGACTTACCGCCAATTTATGGCAGAATTGCTGGGAGTGACGGAGGAGCATGTTGAAAAAGAGATGGCCTCGCGCCTCAAGATTTCAAAGGATTCCCTGCTGATACAGAAGCTCGAGTGGCTCGGCTTCCTGGGAAGCGACATGATACCGCTTCAGGAGGCCTGCGCTCTCGACGTGCTGAGCCACAGGCTCAATGAGAAGCTCAAGTATGAAAAAGGGGAAAGGGACATGGTGGTCCTGCAGCACGAGGTCACCGTCGAGTACCCCTCGGAAAAGAGAAGCGAGAGGCGCTTCAGCACCCTCATCGATTACGGCATTCCCCATGGGGATTCTGCGATGGCCCGCACCGTGAGCCTGCCGGCGGCCATCGCCTCCCGGATGATCCTGGACGGGGAGGTGTCCCTCACGGGCGTCCATATCCCTGTGCAGAAGGAGTTCTATGAGCCCGTGCTCGCGGAACTTCAGGATCTGGGGATCCTCTTCGAAGAGAGAACGGCAGAGCTTTTGGCATAG
- a CDS encoding ATP-grasp domain-containing protein has translation MARIFEHQGKSLLGAFSINVPEGSTAGTAEEAAIIFEKLQKPVVIKAQTWTTGRAQSGGIKFAGSAEEARAAASAILGSTIKGFTVTEVRVEEKLDIAREFYAGVIIDDNGKQPLLLFSSVGGTGIEEIAALHPDKVVKYPIDIIEGLEEFKARDLVRETGISGKLQVDLASLLVKLYRLCRSYEMRSAEINPLVLASDGRLYAADCHMALDDYAVFRHPDCGIEIARDLSNPPSALDKIAFNVEKGDYRGTFYFIQLERDFSREENYVGFHGAGGGGSMMSMDAVLAAGFKIANFCDTSGNPPASKVYRAAKIILSQRHIVGYFGSGSGVASQEQFHSARGLLKAFMEDNLQVPAVIRLGGNQEEKAMELFSRFGPRLAVPVECYGKDTSAVTCAGRLKALTAEREKPESPVKPERAAETVKSYSFKTVTGGEVSFDYTRCGACESKACSEECIPKILKLEEGRPVLAITAEEAAKGKCIECLACELECLDRGKGGARIDLPIPGLEEYRGEGR, from the coding sequence ATGGCACGGATATTCGAGCATCAGGGAAAGAGCCTCCTGGGAGCCTTCTCCATCAATGTGCCTGAAGGGAGCACTGCAGGGACAGCGGAGGAAGCCGCAATAATTTTTGAAAAACTGCAGAAGCCTGTCGTCATCAAGGCGCAGACCTGGACTACCGGGAGGGCCCAGTCGGGAGGGATAAAATTCGCGGGCTCGGCTGAAGAGGCCAGGGCTGCCGCCTCGGCCATTCTTGGAAGCACCATCAAGGGGTTCACCGTCACAGAGGTGAGGGTGGAGGAGAAGCTCGATATCGCCAGGGAGTTTTACGCGGGCGTCATCATCGACGATAACGGCAAGCAGCCCCTTCTCCTTTTCAGCTCCGTGGGGGGTACGGGAATCGAGGAGATTGCCGCCCTCCACCCCGATAAGGTGGTGAAATATCCCATAGATATCATCGAGGGGCTTGAAGAGTTCAAAGCCAGGGACCTTGTGAGGGAGACAGGAATCTCCGGGAAGCTCCAGGTGGACCTGGCATCCCTTCTCGTGAAGCTCTACAGGCTGTGCAGGAGTTACGAGATGCGCTCGGCCGAGATAAATCCCCTCGTGCTGGCTTCAGACGGCAGGCTCTATGCGGCGGACTGCCACATGGCGCTTGATGACTATGCAGTCTTCAGGCACCCCGACTGCGGCATCGAGATCGCGCGCGATCTTTCCAATCCCCCTTCGGCGCTTGATAAAATCGCCTTCAATGTCGAGAAGGGAGATTACCGGGGCACCTTCTATTTCATCCAGCTCGAAAGGGATTTCAGCAGGGAGGAGAATTACGTGGGCTTTCACGGCGCCGGCGGCGGCGGCTCCATGATGAGCATGGATGCCGTGCTGGCTGCTGGCTTCAAAATTGCCAATTTCTGCGATACGAGCGGCAATCCCCCCGCCTCGAAGGTGTACCGCGCCGCGAAGATCATTCTCTCTCAGAGGCACATAGTGGGATATTTCGGCTCAGGCTCCGGCGTGGCGAGCCAGGAGCAGTTTCATTCCGCCAGGGGCCTCTTGAAGGCATTCATGGAGGATAACCTCCAGGTCCCGGCGGTGATCCGCCTGGGGGGCAACCAGGAGGAAAAGGCGATGGAGCTCTTTTCCCGCTTCGGCCCGCGCCTCGCGGTGCCCGTCGAGTGCTACGGCAAGGACACCTCTGCCGTCACCTGTGCCGGGCGCCTGAAAGCCCTCACTGCTGAGAGGGAAAAGCCCGAATCGCCGGTGAAGCCGGAGCGTGCCGCCGAAACCGTAAAGTCCTACAGCTTTAAAACGGTGACAGGGGGAGAGGTCTCCTTTGACTACACAAGATGCGGGGCCTGTGAGAGCAAAGCGTGCAGCGAGGAATGCATCCCGAAGATCCTGAAGCTGGAAGAGGGGAGACCCGTTCTTGCCATCACCGCCGAAGAGGCGGCAAAGGGAAAATGCATCGAGTGCCTGGCCTGTGAGCTTGAGTGCCTGGACAGGGGAAAAGGCGGGGCTCGCATAGATCTCCCCATCCCTGGCCTGGAGGAATACAGGGGGGAGGGCAGATGA
- a CDS encoding succinate--CoA ligase subunit alpha: protein MAILIDEHKKVLIQGITGREGMARAKLMIEYGTSVVAGCTPGKGGQVVHEIPVYDTVKEVVREKGTIDISVIFVPAPLVRDAVLEAFDAGVRLAVIIPDRVPVYDVMEIAHYAKKNNARFLGPNTLGTLSPGKGVLGMMGGRAAMAKKLFNPGPVGITSRSGGITSSLAYYLNKNGIGQTTLVHVGGDSIVGLPHPEIVRLFQHDPDTKLVVMFGEIGGSQEEQVADLIDKGEFTKPLVAFIGGKAAKEGTRFSHAGAIVEGNRGSHHGKVKRLREVGAHVVDDFDKIPEVTKKVLEETGSI from the coding sequence ATGGCAATCCTGATTGATGAACACAAAAAAGTGCTGATCCAGGGAATCACGGGCCGCGAAGGGATGGCCCGCGCAAAGCTGATGATCGAGTACGGGACCTCTGTCGTTGCCGGCTGCACTCCCGGTAAGGGGGGGCAGGTGGTCCATGAAATCCCGGTCTACGATACGGTGAAAGAAGTGGTCAGGGAAAAAGGGACAATAGATATAAGCGTCATCTTCGTTCCCGCGCCCCTCGTGCGGGATGCCGTCCTCGAGGCCTTTGACGCCGGCGTCAGGCTCGCCGTCATCATTCCCGACAGGGTGCCCGTCTATGATGTCATGGAGATAGCCCATTATGCGAAGAAGAACAATGCCCGCTTCCTGGGGCCCAACACCCTGGGGACCCTGAGCCCCGGGAAAGGCGTGCTCGGCATGATGGGCGGCAGGGCCGCAATGGCGAAGAAACTGTTCAACCCGGGGCCCGTGGGAATCACCTCCCGGAGCGGCGGCATCACCTCGTCCCTGGCCTATTATCTGAATAAAAACGGCATCGGGCAGACAACCCTCGTCCATGTGGGCGGAGACTCAATCGTGGGCCTTCCTCATCCCGAGATTGTGAGGCTCTTCCAGCATGATCCCGACACGAAGCTTGTCGTGATGTTCGGCGAGATTGGCGGCTCCCAGGAGGAGCAGGTGGCCGACCTCATTGATAAGGGGGAGTTCACCAAGCCCCTGGTAGCTTTCATCGGCGGCAAGGCGGCAAAGGAGGGGACAAGGTTCTCCCATGCCGGCGCCATTGTGGAGGGTAACCGGGGGAGCCATCACGGCAAGGTGAAAAGGCTCAGGGAGGTGGGAGCCCACGTCGTGGACGACTTCGACAAAATCCCGGAAGTCACGAAGAAAGTATTGGAAGAAACGGGAAGCATATAA
- a CDS encoding citryl-CoA lyase: MGDNHWKSAVTSIEPNKVLIRGYPIEELMGTISYGQALYLLLKGELPPGSRGKIIDAILLSSVDHGPKAPSCNAAIMAASTGAPINAALSAGILSINQFHGGAIENCMHAILEVEKKMRERSLPLRDAVKELLSEYKSRKERVAGLGHRIHTNDPRTAKLFDLAHQYGLSGKHIEILKAMEEELKSSGKGLPINVDGAIAALLCELEIEPSLANAFFIMSRLPGLLAHVREEKERYKPMRVIDTEDWEYDGPPERHLK, from the coding sequence ATGGGAGACAATCATTGGAAAAGTGCAGTGACAAGCATTGAGCCCAACAAGGTCCTCATAAGGGGATATCCCATCGAGGAGCTCATGGGCACCATAAGCTACGGCCAGGCCCTCTATCTCCTCCTCAAGGGGGAGCTTCCCCCTGGCAGCAGGGGCAAAATAATAGACGCCATCCTCCTCTCGTCGGTCGATCACGGCCCCAAGGCCCCGTCGTGCAATGCGGCGATCATGGCCGCCTCGACGGGGGCGCCGATAAATGCCGCCCTCTCGGCAGGCATCCTCTCCATCAACCAGTTTCACGGGGGGGCCATAGAGAACTGCATGCATGCCATCCTGGAAGTGGAGAAGAAGATGAGGGAGAGGAGCCTCCCCCTCCGGGACGCGGTGAAAGAGCTTCTCTCGGAATACAAGTCGCGGAAAGAGAGGGTCGCAGGGTTAGGACACAGGATTCACACAAATGATCCAAGGACAGCGAAGCTCTTTGACCTGGCCCATCAATACGGCCTCTCAGGAAAGCATATCGAGATCCTCAAGGCCATGGAGGAGGAGCTCAAAAGCTCAGGCAAAGGGCTTCCCATCAACGTTGACGGCGCAATCGCGGCACTTCTCTGCGAGCTTGAGATTGAGCCCTCCCTGGCCAATGCCTTCTTCATCATGTCCAGGCTTCCGGGCCTCCTCGCCCATGTCAGGGAGGAGAAGGAGCGCTACAAGCCCATGAGGGTTATCGACACGGAGGACTGGGAATACGACGGGCCGCCTGAAAGGCACTTGAAATAG
- a CDS encoding HD domain-containing protein — MKERLKELIPEFGLIGDESLRDKVIGVWIDAMKGGGWEIEDLEKIPFTLLIPDCPANFIEHTRGVVQVSHGAAKIMTGLYGKRLPLSMDYLVAGALLHDIGKLLEYERKDGKYVQSKCGKALRHPFSGLGIAFGKGIPDEVLHMIATHAKEGDLGKRSPESHIIHHADFTNFESLKAYIESGR, encoded by the coding sequence ATGAAAGAAAGACTGAAAGAGCTTATCCCGGAATTCGGCCTGATAGGCGATGAGAGCCTGCGGGACAAAGTCATAGGCGTCTGGATCGATGCAATGAAGGGGGGGGGCTGGGAAATCGAAGACCTCGAGAAGATTCCCTTCACCCTCCTGATCCCCGACTGCCCCGCCAATTTCATCGAGCATACGAGAGGCGTGGTGCAGGTAAGCCACGGCGCGGCGAAAATCATGACGGGGCTTTACGGGAAGAGGCTCCCCCTCTCGATGGATTACCTTGTGGCCGGCGCCCTGCTCCACGACATCGGCAAATTGCTGGAATATGAGAGAAAGGACGGAAAGTACGTGCAGAGCAAGTGCGGCAAGGCCCTGAGGCATCCCTTCTCGGGGCTGGGAATCGCCTTCGGGAAAGGCATTCCCGACGAGGTGCTCCACATGATCGCCACCCACGCCAAGGAGGGCGACCTGGGGAAGCGCTCGCCGGAGTCACATATCATCCATCACGCTGATTTCACCAACTTCGAGAGCCTCAAGGCCTATATCGAGTCCGGCAGGTAG
- a CDS encoding 3-isopropylmalate dehydratase large subunit → MGKTFAEKALAKKVHKEVIPGEIVVVEPEWLLTHDNTSAIAKTFKSIGVSKVRYPDRAVIVLDHCVPAATEQYAQNHKAVREFVKEQGIRHFFDINYGVCHQVFCEEGFALPGAVILGSDSHTNTYGAFGALAAGIGRSEAAAIYATGEMWLMVPESMKVDVRGRFPQGTHAKDLALRILGDIGADGALYKSMEFTGEAMKALPLSQRMMLANMSAEMGAKNGFFAPDEHTLAYLKERAKGPYEVILPDEDARYESTLEYDLSVLVPYVACPHSVDNVKPVTEVQGKTIHQALLGTCTNGRLDDLSVAAELLKGRRIHPDVRLLVFPASWKVYREAIHHGVIDTLIESGAVVMNPGCGPCLGAHEGVLAPGEVCMSSANRNFKGRMGCKEGEIYLGSPATVAASALAGKIADPRELLAAAR, encoded by the coding sequence ATGGGGAAGACATTTGCCGAGAAGGCACTGGCAAAGAAGGTGCATAAGGAGGTCATACCCGGCGAGATTGTCGTCGTGGAGCCTGAATGGCTCCTGACCCATGACAACACGTCGGCCATCGCCAAAACCTTCAAGTCCATAGGGGTGAGCAAGGTCAGGTATCCCGACCGCGCCGTCATCGTGCTGGACCACTGCGTCCCCGCGGCGACGGAGCAGTATGCCCAGAACCACAAGGCCGTGAGGGAGTTCGTGAAGGAACAGGGCATCAGGCATTTCTTCGACATCAACTACGGCGTGTGCCACCAGGTCTTTTGCGAAGAGGGCTTCGCCCTCCCCGGCGCCGTGATTCTGGGATCGGACTCCCACACCAACACTTACGGCGCCTTCGGGGCGCTTGCGGCCGGCATCGGCAGGAGCGAGGCGGCGGCAATCTACGCCACGGGGGAGATGTGGCTCATGGTGCCTGAAAGCATGAAGGTTGACGTGAGGGGCAGGTTCCCCCAGGGCACCCATGCCAAGGACCTCGCCCTCAGGATACTTGGCGACATAGGCGCCGACGGCGCCCTTTACAAATCGATGGAGTTCACCGGCGAGGCCATGAAGGCCCTGCCTCTCTCGCAGAGAATGATGCTCGCCAACATGTCGGCCGAGATGGGGGCGAAAAACGGCTTCTTCGCCCCCGACGAGCATACGCTGGCCTACCTCAAGGAGAGGGCCAAGGGCCCCTACGAGGTGATCCTTCCCGACGAGGACGCCCGGTACGAGAGCACCCTGGAGTATGATCTCTCGGTCCTCGTGCCGTACGTGGCATGCCCCCACAGCGTGGACAACGTGAAGCCTGTCACGGAGGTGCAGGGAAAGACGATACACCAGGCCCTGCTGGGGACCTGCACGAACGGGAGGCTCGACGATCTCTCCGTGGCGGCCGAGCTGCTGAAAGGAAGAAGAATCCACCCCGACGTGAGGCTCCTTGTCTTCCCGGCATCGTGGAAGGTCTACCGGGAAGCCATTCACCACGGCGTCATCGACACCCTGATAGAGAGCGGGGCCGTGGTGATGAACCCCGGGTGCGGCCCCTGCCTGGGAGCCCACGAGGGAGTGCTGGCGCCGGGAGAGGTCTGCATGTCGTCGGCCAACAGGAATTTCAAGGGCAGAATGGGGTGCAAGGAAGGGGAGATATACCTGGGCTCCCCTGCAACCGTGGCGGCTTCGGCGCTGGCCGGGAAAATAGCCGACCCCAGAGAGCTTCTTGCCGCAGCACGATAA
- a CDS encoding 3-isopropylmalate dehydratase small subunit, which translates to MIKGKVWKYGDNVNTDVIFPGKYTYTVTERSEMARYALEDLDPRFAKEVKAGDIIVAGKNFGCGSSREQAAICLKLSGVGAIIAPSFSRIFFRNAVNEGLPLITTKEAPQHIADKEEIEVDFEKGEIHGAGKTFGFPPLPANVMEIMNDGGLIPHLKKKLKDQA; encoded by the coding sequence ATGATAAAAGGAAAAGTCTGGAAATACGGAGACAATGTCAATACCGACGTGATATTCCCCGGGAAATACACCTACACGGTCACTGAAAGGTCCGAGATGGCCAGGTACGCCCTCGAGGACCTGGACCCCCGCTTCGCCAAGGAGGTAAAAGCCGGCGACATCATCGTGGCGGGGAAGAATTTCGGCTGCGGCAGCTCCCGTGAGCAGGCCGCCATCTGCCTCAAACTGTCGGGCGTCGGCGCCATCATAGCCCCCTCCTTCTCCAGGATATTCTTCAGGAACGCCGTGAACGAGGGCCTTCCCCTCATCACGACCAAGGAGGCGCCGCAGCATATCGCCGATAAGGAAGAAATCGAAGTGGACTTTGAAAAAGGAGAAATCCATGGAGCGGGGAAAACCTTCGGCTTCCCCCCTCTCCCCGCCAATGTCATGGAGATAATGAACGACGGGGGCCTCATCCCCCATTTGAAGAAAAAGCTCAAGGATCAGGCATAA